Proteins encoded together in one Amblyomma americanum isolate KBUSLIRL-KWMA chromosome 1, ASM5285725v1, whole genome shotgun sequence window:
- the LOC144114380 gene encoding uncharacterized protein LOC144114380 — translation MGLSSRVLSKLKAYGDSFLDDSDKTAKTDASKLVSKKSKCHDRDKRRTCSTASPKLTKIDRMRIELDLGDACDERADEQPEPPRQGSVSVVLFQDPSKRKTKKRLSEEKDVPNDVQQSANEIDFKKARYDVLKFGIKGLEKPKQEAAKIALAVQLGAKPPKKKYVNYKELIHERKEQKIKDREERIVNAKTGVKPKRQGNTMHRKTHHARHEGVHVVSKELISKVRRKKIK, via the exons ATGGGGTTGTCAAGTAGAGTGCTATCTAAGCTGAAAGCTTACG GTGACAGTTTTCTGGACGACAGTGATAAGACCGCCAAGACAGATGCCTCGAAACTTGTTTCAAAAAAGTCAAAATGTCATGACAGAGATAAACGCAGAACGTGCTCCACGGCCTCCCCGAAGCTTACCAAGATAGATCGCATGCGAATTGAGCTGGATCTTGGGGACGcttgcgatgaacgggccgacgAACagcctgagccaccacggcaaggTTCTGTGTCTGTAGTGCTCTTCCAGGACCCATCTAAACGTAAG ACAAAAAAGCGTCTGTCTGAGGAAAAGGATGTTCCCAATGATGTGCAACAGAGTGCCAATGAAATAGACTTCAAGAAAGCCAGATATGATGTCCTGAAGTTTGGAATCAAGGGCTTGGAAAAGCCCAAGCAAGAAGCGGCTAAGATAGCCCTAGCTGTGCAGCTTGGAGCCAAG CCGCCCAAGAAAAAGTATGTGAATTACAAGGAGCTCATTCATGAAAGGAAAGAGCAGAAAATAAAGGACAGAGAAGAAAGAATTGTG aaTGCGAAAACGGGAGTGAAGCCAAAACGGCAAGGAAATACCATGCATAG GAAAACACACCATGCACGACATGAAGGTGTACACGTCGTGAGCAAAGAGCTTATATCGAAGGTACGGcgaaaaaagataaaataa